In uncultured Desulfuromonas sp., the genomic stretch TTTTCCTGAAACAGTTCGGCATCAAAATGGCGATGAACATGGCGAACAACATCGGGGTTAGCCGATTGCAGACCAATCTGTACCGAACAGTGGATTTCCGACAGCAGTTGAGCCAGTTCCTCGTCAATAAACTCGATTTTGGCTTCAAGGTGAAAATGAAGATGTGGAGCAACCCGTTTGATCAGACGCAGCAAGTTCTTGCCTCGCTCAGCGGGATAATTAAACGTGGAATCGAGCACCCACACCTGGGAGACCCGATGTTTGACAAACAGGGCTAACTCCTGTTCGAGACGGGAAAACGCCATGGTCCGTACGCCATGGTCTCCGCGCGCATCAAAGCAAAACGAGCAGCGAAACGGACAGCCCCGCGACACTTCCCACAGCACACCTTCACCCGGCACCAGAGAACCATCCAACCATGGCGAAACCTGATGCAACAGATCGATCGGTCCGCTATTGCGGTACAACGGCTCCAGCGCATTGTGCCGATCGGCGGCATCAACGATCTGGTGAATCACCTGTTCCCCTTCACCACACACCAGTGTATCGAACAGTCCGGTGTCTGCGAACGTCTGCGGGGCCGCAGTGACTTCCGGTCCACCGGCCACGACAACCAGCTCCGGGCAGCGCTTCCTCAATTCGGTAGCCAAAGCGACCATCGCCCGATGGCTCCACACATAGATGCTCAACGCCACCAGCGAGGCCCCGGTACGCATGACCGTGGTCACCATCTGGTTAAGATCCTGATGGAGAAATAATTCCACCTGGACGGCGCGTTTTTTTATATCATTTGGAAGGGAAGCAGCCACCGAGGCCGATCCGAGAGGCACCGCCTGGGCGCAAGGCTGCACATGCAGCGTAACAAAAGCTATGGATTCGGACATCGGTTTCAACGCTTGAGATTGACGGTAATTTTCGGTTTCCCTTGATCGTTGACCACGCGAAAACTGCATTCGACATTACCGTATTTCTGCCGGATACTCTCTTTTTGCTTTGCGATAAACGACTCGAGTTGTTCTTTGGGGGGCACATTGCGCTGACATTCGCGACAGATTGCCTGGTAATCGTGATAAACGCGATCAATCTCTCGTTGTTGCGGCGCGGAACTGTCCATGCTACTGGTTTTATGGCGATGGTAGCGACCTTCATCCATTTCCCGCTGAATCCGGTCCCACATATTCTGATAGGAATAAAAACTTCCACTGAGGTTCTGAAAACGATATCGTAGGTCGGTTTGAATGATGCGGCGTTGATTAAGGCGACGGATTTCGCGCTCAAGGGCTTCACGTTCGCGAATCGGAGCACGCTTTTCAACACCGGCAAAATATTGCTCGTAACGGATGCGCAAATCTTTGAGCTTCAGCTCGATCTCCGCCAGATGTTGACTGATTTTTTTCCGATCATCAAGAACTTTGGCCAACGTCAGCCTCCTTAGTTTTCCCAACCGACTGTGGGGATCACGCTTGACTCCGCCGGTCAATTCGGTTAGAAGAGTTTTAACATATTCTAAGAGGATATTCTATATGCCTACACAGAATCTCGCAGCCGTTATCCTTGCCGCCGGCAAGGGCACACGAATGAAATCCCAACAGCCTAAAGTCCTGCACCAGATTGCCGGTCAGCCCCTTGCCTTGTTTCCCGTCCAGTGGTGCCAGTCTCTGGGATGTTGCAAAACCGTCATGGTTGTCGGCCATCAGGCTGATCGCGTTAAAGAAACCTTTGCACCGTACCCGGTCGACTTTGTTGTTCAGGAACAACAACTGGGCACCGGTCACGCTCTGATGGTCACTGAATCAGCGCTGCAATCGTTCAGTGGCACATTGCTACTATTGTGTGGCGATGTTCCACTGCTGCGTGAAGAGACATTGAAACAACTCATTGATGCGCACCGGACATCCGAGGCTGCGGTTACCGTATTGACGACCCATATGGAAAATCCCTACGGCTACGGTAGAATTATTCGCAACTCAGGTCAAATTGAAAAAATTGTCGAAGAAAAAGATGCGACCAGCGAACAAAAAAGCGTCACTGAGATCAATACCGGAATCTATGCCTTTGAAGCACCATTGGTCTACGAATTGTTGCATCGCATCGGTAACGACAATGCCCAGGGGGAATATTATCTGACCGACATCATCTCCCTGGCCCAGAGCTCGGGTTTAAAAGCTGCGAGCTGTATCCTCGAAGATCCGCGCGAATGCATGGGCATCAATGACCGGGTGCAACTGGCCGAAGCCGGAGAAATTTTGCGCCAACGCATCAACCACGAGCATATGGTTAATGGCGTTACCCTGCAAAACCCTGCAGCAACCTATATTGACCATGCCGTTACCATTGAGGCTGATACGGTGATTGAAGCCAACTGCCATGTGCGCGGTGCCAGTCATATCGGGCCTTTTTGCCATGTGGAAACCGGCAGCGTTATTGACGGCTGTCATATTGGCCCGTCAACCCGCATCAAAGCGGGATCTGTTGTTGAGCAGTCGCAGATTGGCGAGCACTGTGCCATTGGCCCCATGGCCCATCTGCGCCCCGGCACGATTCTTCACGGCCACAATAAACTGGGTAATTTTGTCGAAACCAAAAAAGCGGTTCTGGGTCCACGCTCGCAAGCCAGTCATCTTACCTATATCGGCGATGCGGAACTGGGCAGCGATATCAACCTCGGCTGTGGTACCATCACCTGCAATTACGATGGCGTTAACAAACATAAAACCGTAATTGAAGATGGAGTTTTCGTCGGCAGCGACTGTCAACTCATTGCACCGGTCACCCTGGGTCGTAACTGCCTGATCGGCGCCGGCTCAACAATTACTAAAGATGTGCCGCCGGATTCTCTGGCGCTGTCGCGCAGTGAACAAAAAGTGATTAAGGGTTGGCGCAAACGAAAAAAATAGGACATGGCCTGATATATTACGTGTTTGATGTGCGTTTTATTGTGTCAATAAGACGCACATCTTGTTTTCAGCCAGCGTTATGGATTCATCCCGTCAGTGGGATGTGACACTATTTTGTTAAGGAGAATTCCTGTTTATGTGCGGAATCGTCGGTTATATCGGTCAGAAACCTGCTGTGGAGATTGTTTTAGAGGGTCTGCGTCGCCTTGAATACCGCGGCTACGACTCAGCAGGCATTGCCACGCTTGATCTCGGTCAACTGAACACCTCGCGAGCTGAAGGAAAACTGACCAACCTGGAGCAGAAACTCAAGGCCACACCGTTGACGGGATCTCTGGGGATCGGCCATACCCGCTGGGCCACCCACGGTAAACCATCGGAAGAAAACGCCCATCCTCATCGCTCCGGAGATTTTGTCGTTGTCCACAACGGCATCATTGAAAACTATTTGGCCCTCAAGCAACGTCTTGTCGACCAGGGTCATGTCTTCAATTCACAAACCGACAGCGAGATTATCGCCCACCTGATTGAGCACCATTACCGTGCCAGTCAAGACTTCGAAGCCGCCGTTCGTCACACACTGCATGAACTGCGTGGTGCTTTTGCCATTGCGGTCATCTGCCAGTCTCATCCCGATCAGCTTATTGCCGCCAAAGCTGGTTCCCCGCTGGTGATCGGCCAGGGTATCGGGGAATATTTTGTCGCCTCTGATATTCCGGCCATGTTGTCTCATACCCGCGAGATGATTTTTCTCAACGACGGTGAGATGGTTGTGTTCAGTCGTGAGGCCATGACCATCACCACCCTCGACGGCCAGCCGGTGGACAAACAATCGAAAACCATCACCTGGAATCCGATGATGGCGGAAAAGGGCGGTTATCGCCATTTTATGCTTAAAGAGATTCATGAACAACCGCGCGCTATCTCCGATACCATTGCCGGACGCATTAACGAAGATAAGGACAGGGTTCTGCTGCATGATCTCAACCTGACCGATGACCAGCTCGCCCAGTTTGACCGGCTGTATATTGTTGCCTGCGGCACCTCGTGGCATGCCGGTCTGGTGGGTAAATTTCTCATCGAAAAACTGGCCCGGTTAAGTGTTGAGGTGGATATTGCCAGCGAATTTCGCTACCGCCAGCCGTTGGTCAATGAGCGTACCCTGACTCTGGTAATCAGCCAGAGTGGTGAGACGGCTGACACCCTGGCCGCATTGCGTGAGTCCCATGAACGCGGCGGTAAAGTCGTTGCCATTTGTAATGTGGTTGAATCGTCGATTGCCCGGGAAAGTGATGGTGTCATCTATACCCATGCCGGACCGGAGATCGGTGTCGCGTCAACCAAAGCATTTACGACTCAGCTTGTGGCGTTATTCCTGCTTGCTTTACACCTGGGGCGTGTCCGTTCAATATTGCCGAGTGAACAACTCCGTAAACAGATTCAGGCCCTGTTGACATTGCCCCGCAAACTGGAACAGGCGCTGGAACTCGATGAGCAGATCGAATCAGTCGCTCGCCAGTTTATGCACGCATCCGATTTTCTGTATCTCGGTCGTGGCAATCAGTATCCTATTGCACTAGAGGGGGCTTTGAAACTCAAGGAGATCTCCTATATTCACGCCGAAGGCTATCCTGCCGGTGAGATGAAACACGGGCCCATTGCCCTGATCGATGAGAACCTGCCGGTGGTGGTCGTGGTGCCTAAAAATGACACCTATGAAAAAGTGGTATCCAATATGGAAGAGGTTCGGGCACGGGGAGGGCAGATAATCTCAATCAGTGACTGTGATTCTTCGGATTTGCACAGTGCCTCAGACGCCGTTTTTGCCGTTCCAACGATCAGTGATGATCTGATGCCGGTGATCACCTCGGTTCCCTTACAACTGCTCTCGTATCACATCGCTGTGTTTAAAGGCACGGATGTGGATCAACCACGAAATCTGGCCAAAAGTGTCACCGTGGAATAACCAAGGGGCCGGATGATTCATCCGGCTTTTTTATTAAGATGCCTCTATTTAAAAAAATATTTAAAATCGTATCTTTGTTGGGTTTGTCACTGGCTATTGTGGCTTTTTTCGGCCTTGCCGGTGCCTATTTTTACGTCAACAGCTCCTTGCCTGAATTTGATACCCTCGAAGATTATCAGCCACCGGCGATCACCCGCGCCTACAGTGAAGATGGTCAGACCATTGCCGAATTTTACCGCGAACGACGCATCGTGGTGCCGGTGACCCGCATGCCCAAACCATTAATCCAGGCTTTTGTCGCTGCTGAGGATGCCAATTTTTTCGAGCATCAGGGCATCGACCTGATTTCCATTTTCCGCGCAGCGTTAAAAAACATCAAAGCCGGCGGCATTGTTCAGGGCGGCAGTACCATTACCCAGCAGGTGGCGAAAAGTCTTCTATTAACTCCGGAGCGGAAGTTCTCCCGAAAATTTAAAGAAGCGATTCTCGCATGGCGTATGGAACAGCGCTTCTCCAAGCGTGAAATACTTTATCTCTATCTCAACCAGATCTACCTTGGTCACGGTGCATATGGTGTTCAGGCCGCTGCGGAAAATTACTTTGACAAGAACGTTGAAGATCTCAATCTGGCCGAGTGCACGGTGCTTGCCGGTTTGCCGCAGGCGCCCAGCCGTTACTCCCCATATCGCCACTATAATCGAGCCAAAGACCGTCAGCTTTATGTTCTTGAACGGATGATTGCCAACGGTTACATCACTCCAGATCAGGCGCACAAAGCATATACCGATCCTCTGGTGGTTCATCCGCGCAGTGACAACTCTGCTGCCGGTACCGGCTATTTCAGTGAACAGGTGCGCCGTTATATTGAAAAAAATTACGGCCGTGATTTGCTTTACAGTGGTGGGTTGCAGGTCTATACCACCATGAATCTGTCCATGCAGCAGGTGGCTCAAAAAGCGGTGCGTGACAATTTGCAGCGTCATGATCGACGTCAGGGTTATCGTGGTCCGGTGCGGGTTCTCAACCAGCAGGAAGCACTGGCGTTCGTTGATCAGCAAACTGCTGAGCTTAACAAAAACCCGTTAGAGCCCGGCCAGGTGATTGAAGCTTTACTGGTCGATTCAAGCGATCAGCAACTGGTGGTCCGTATCGGTGCTTATGAAGCCGTTTTGCCCCGCCAGAAACTTAAATGGGCTGAACCGTTCGACGTTATCCCGTATGAGGTTTTTGCCGCTCTGGATCAGGATCAAAAAAACAGCGGTGAGAAGATGTTGTTACCTATCGGTTCGGTCATCCAGGTAACGATTCGTAGTGTGAAGCAGAGTCACCCAACGGACATTGACCTATTTCAGTATCCACTGGCTCAAGGAGCGCTGTTGGCGCTCGATCCTCAGGATGGTGCGGTCAAAGCCATGGTGGGTGGCTATGACTTTGCCAAGAGTCAGTTCAATCGGGTGCTGCAGTCGTCCCGGCTGCCGGGTTCGGCGATTAAACCACTGATCTATGCCGCAGCGTTTGATAAAGGCTATACGCCGGCATCGGTTATTCTTGATACCCCGCTCATTTACAAAGAAACCGATGATCAGGGTGAAGAGAGGGAATGGAAGCCGAAAAACTATGGCAATAAATTTTATGGCCC encodes the following:
- a CDS encoding MXAN_5187 C-terminal domain-containing protein, which encodes MAKVLDDRKKISQHLAEIELKLKDLRIRYEQYFAGVEKRAPIREREALEREIRRLNQRRIIQTDLRYRFQNLSGSFYSYQNMWDRIQREMDEGRYHRHKTSSMDSSAPQQREIDRVYHDYQAICRECQRNVPPKEQLESFIAKQKESIRQKYGNVECSFRVVNDQGKPKITVNLKR
- the glmU gene encoding bifunctional UDP-N-acetylglucosamine diphosphorylase/glucosamine-1-phosphate N-acetyltransferase GlmU, giving the protein MPTQNLAAVILAAGKGTRMKSQQPKVLHQIAGQPLALFPVQWCQSLGCCKTVMVVGHQADRVKETFAPYPVDFVVQEQQLGTGHALMVTESALQSFSGTLLLLCGDVPLLREETLKQLIDAHRTSEAAVTVLTTHMENPYGYGRIIRNSGQIEKIVEEKDATSEQKSVTEINTGIYAFEAPLVYELLHRIGNDNAQGEYYLTDIISLAQSSGLKAASCILEDPRECMGINDRVQLAEAGEILRQRINHEHMVNGVTLQNPAATYIDHAVTIEADTVIEANCHVRGASHIGPFCHVETGSVIDGCHIGPSTRIKAGSVVEQSQIGEHCAIGPMAHLRPGTILHGHNKLGNFVETKKAVLGPRSQASHLTYIGDAELGSDINLGCGTITCNYDGVNKHKTVIEDGVFVGSDCQLIAPVTLGRNCLIGAGSTITKDVPPDSLALSRSEQKVIKGWRKRKK
- the glmS gene encoding glutamine--fructose-6-phosphate transaminase (isomerizing), with product MCGIVGYIGQKPAVEIVLEGLRRLEYRGYDSAGIATLDLGQLNTSRAEGKLTNLEQKLKATPLTGSLGIGHTRWATHGKPSEENAHPHRSGDFVVVHNGIIENYLALKQRLVDQGHVFNSQTDSEIIAHLIEHHYRASQDFEAAVRHTLHELRGAFAIAVICQSHPDQLIAAKAGSPLVIGQGIGEYFVASDIPAMLSHTREMIFLNDGEMVVFSREAMTITTLDGQPVDKQSKTITWNPMMAEKGGYRHFMLKEIHEQPRAISDTIAGRINEDKDRVLLHDLNLTDDQLAQFDRLYIVACGTSWHAGLVGKFLIEKLARLSVEVDIASEFRYRQPLVNERTLTLVISQSGETADTLAALRESHERGGKVVAICNVVESSIARESDGVIYTHAGPEIGVASTKAFTTQLVALFLLALHLGRVRSILPSEQLRKQIQALLTLPRKLEQALELDEQIESVARQFMHASDFLYLGRGNQYPIALEGALKLKEISYIHAEGYPAGEMKHGPIALIDENLPVVVVVPKNDTYEKVVSNMEEVRARGGQIISISDCDSSDLHSASDAVFAVPTISDDLMPVITSVPLQLLSYHIAVFKGTDVDQPRNLAKSVTVE
- a CDS encoding PBP1A family penicillin-binding protein — translated: MPLFKKIFKIVSLLGLSLAIVAFFGLAGAYFYVNSSLPEFDTLEDYQPPAITRAYSEDGQTIAEFYRERRIVVPVTRMPKPLIQAFVAAEDANFFEHQGIDLISIFRAALKNIKAGGIVQGGSTITQQVAKSLLLTPERKFSRKFKEAILAWRMEQRFSKREILYLYLNQIYLGHGAYGVQAAAENYFDKNVEDLNLAECTVLAGLPQAPSRYSPYRHYNRAKDRQLYVLERMIANGYITPDQAHKAYTDPLVVHPRSDNSAAGTGYFSEQVRRYIEKNYGRDLLYSGGLQVYTTMNLSMQQVAQKAVRDNLQRHDRRQGYRGPVRVLNQQEALAFVDQQTAELNKNPLEPGQVIEALLVDSSDQQLVVRIGAYEAVLPRQKLKWAEPFDVIPYEVFAALDQDQKNSGEKMLLPIGSVIQVTIRSVKQSHPTDIDLFQYPLAQGALLALDPQDGAVKAMVGGYDFAKSQFNRVLQSSRLPGSAIKPLIYAAAFDKGYTPASVILDTPLIYKETDDQGEEREWKPKNYGNKFYGPTSLRTALTHSYNIITIKLLNNIGINYTARYLHKLGITSPLNRDLTMSLGSSALTPLELASAYSVFASGGIKTAPTYITKITDRNGRILESIDPADFPNGLEADQKLIRLERQRVISQETACLITNMLESVVQRGTGWRAKVLNRPVAGKTGTTNNLKDAWFVGYVPQLVTISWVGYDQEKPLGKNETGSKAAAPAWVDFMKQTLAGMPAKNFTVPDTMEFHPVDPKTGLLEPEDSPTSVIEMFAPGTAPTRYALDEKKPQARDFFRLD